In Panacibacter ginsenosidivorans, the following proteins share a genomic window:
- a CDS encoding xanthine dehydrogenase family protein molybdopterin-binding subunit, with protein MKTNINRRNFIKIGSAAGGGLMLAFLLPEAGCNSNSNSAAAAACDPLQPSAYLKIESTGDITICFARQEMGQGVNTSLPMIVAEELDADWNKVKTEIMSFDAKIERADKPAFGGYFTTGGSQSVITDWNEMRRVGAAAKAMLVKAAADKWKIPESQCSTANGAVTNKNNNASLSYGELVCDAIKLPVPKDVKLKDPKDFTLVGKALPKKNLKTILTGNAKYGIDVKVPGMVYAVVERCPVLGGRVKSVDDSACKQVNGFVKTIQFEGTSAPMNLHAGVAVIASNVWSAMKARNVLKVVWDEGNKNHESTDELFAKFESRSKQKPANEIYTKGDAAKANNPVGNMLESAYAAPFLAHGTMEPVNMVASVKKDSCEVWGGSQWPEFPVPEIAKELGIDAKNIKINLAYIGGGFGRRLFYDYILEAVKIAKQHEAPVKVIWDRVDDIRNDAYRPANYHRMKASWSNDGKMLTWQHHVLSTSVNVMLEGPETKNPAEILGGASSDFWYDVPNVHTAYSHVDFNLNRGWVRAVEICMNVFPIESFIDEVALKMKKDPLQFRLDLLSTMPKRTDQGLNQDPKRVAAVLELAAEKIGYSSPRQANHYIGLATHAFAFCPSYAAHAIEIEMVGPKKFRIIKVIAAVDCGIVVNPDGMKNQIEGGLAFALSQALKGEITVKNSRVEQDSFFNYNPLRFNEMPDIEVHYIQSNETPGGIGEVGLPTVAPALCNALAAAGSRPYRLPIKKDGFEWV; from the coding sequence ATGAAAACAAATATCAATCGCCGCAATTTTATAAAGATTGGTTCTGCTGCAGGCGGAGGTTTAATGCTTGCATTTTTATTGCCAGAAGCGGGTTGTAACAGCAACAGTAATTCTGCAGCTGCCGCAGCATGTGATCCATTACAACCATCAGCTTATCTGAAAATAGAATCAACGGGTGACATTACCATTTGCTTTGCAAGACAAGAAATGGGACAAGGTGTAAATACATCTTTGCCAATGATCGTTGCGGAAGAACTTGATGCGGACTGGAATAAAGTGAAAACTGAAATAATGAGTTTTGATGCAAAAATTGAACGTGCAGATAAACCTGCATTTGGTGGATATTTTACAACCGGCGGCAGTCAGAGTGTAATTACTGACTGGAATGAAATGCGCCGTGTTGGCGCAGCGGCAAAAGCAATGCTGGTAAAGGCAGCAGCCGATAAATGGAAAATCCCTGAAAGCCAGTGCAGCACAGCAAATGGCGCAGTAACAAACAAAAATAATAATGCCTCTTTGAGTTATGGAGAACTGGTTTGTGACGCCATAAAATTGCCGGTACCAAAAGATGTAAAACTAAAAGACCCCAAAGATTTTACATTAGTCGGCAAAGCATTACCAAAGAAAAATTTAAAAACAATTCTTACCGGCAATGCTAAGTATGGCATTGATGTAAAAGTGCCGGGCATGGTGTATGCAGTAGTGGAACGTTGCCCTGTACTTGGAGGTAGAGTAAAATCGGTTGATGATAGTGCATGTAAACAGGTTAACGGTTTTGTTAAAACTATTCAGTTTGAAGGAACGTCTGCACCAATGAATTTACATGCGGGTGTTGCTGTAATTGCATCCAATGTATGGAGCGCAATGAAAGCAAGAAATGTTTTGAAAGTTGTTTGGGATGAAGGCAATAAAAATCATGAATCAACAGATGAACTGTTTGCAAAATTTGAAAGCAGGAGTAAACAAAAACCTGCTAATGAAATTTATACAAAAGGAGATGCAGCAAAAGCAAATAACCCCGTTGGCAATATGCTTGAATCAGCATACGCTGCGCCATTTCTCGCACACGGTACAATGGAACCGGTGAATATGGTTGCTTCAGTAAAAAAAGATTCGTGTGAAGTGTGGGGCGGCAGTCAGTGGCCGGAATTTCCAGTGCCGGAGATTGCAAAAGAACTGGGCATAGATGCTAAGAATATAAAAATAAATCTAGCTTACATAGGCGGTGGTTTTGGAAGAAGATTGTTTTACGATTACATACTTGAAGCTGTTAAGATTGCAAAGCAGCATGAAGCACCTGTCAAAGTGATCTGGGACAGGGTTGATGACATTCGTAACGATGCTTATCGGCCGGCAAACTATCACCGCATGAAAGCATCCTGGAGCAATGATGGCAAAATGCTTACATGGCAACATCATGTATTGAGCACTTCAGTTAATGTAATGCTCGAAGGCCCTGAAACAAAAAACCCTGCTGAAATTCTTGGTGGTGCATCATCTGATTTTTGGTACGATGTACCGAATGTGCATACAGCTTATTCGCATGTTGATTTTAATTTAAATCGCGGATGGGTGCGTGCAGTGGAAATATGCATGAATGTTTTTCCTATCGAGTCTTTTATTGATGAAGTAGCTTTGAAGATGAAAAAAGATCCGTTACAATTCAGGCTGGACCTGCTTTCTACAATGCCAAAGAGGACAGACCAGGGTCTTAACCAGGATCCGAAACGTGTTGCTGCTGTATTAGAACTTGCTGCTGAAAAAATTGGTTACAGTAGTCCCAGGCAAGCCAATCATTATATTGGTCTTGCAACACATGCTTTTGCTTTTTGCCCGTCATACGCGGCGCATGCAATAGAAATTGAAATGGTTGGACCAAAAAAATTCAGGATCATAAAAGTAATTGCAGCTGTTGATTGCGGCATCGTAGTAAATCCTGATGGTATGAAAAACCAGATAGAAGGTGGTCTTGCATTTGCGTTATCGCAGGCTTTGAAAGGTGAGATAACTGTAAAGAATAGTCGTGTGGAGCAGGATAGTTTTTTCAATTATAATCCTTTACGTTTCAACGAAATGCCTGATATAGAAGTGCACTATATTCAAAGCAATGAAACACCCGGTGGTATTGGTGAAGTAGGTTTGCCTACCGTTGCACCCGCTCTTTGCAATGCATTGGCAGCAGCGGGTTCCAGGCCATACAGGTTGCCCATAAAGAAAGATGGCTTTGAGTGGGTGTAA
- a CDS encoding PKD domain-containing protein encodes MKKTCNPFSRLPILIVILLLFTLVQSCKKDDTDTPANKVPVADAGTAAEIPVGEETFTLSGTGTDADGTITAYLWSQVSGPNHAIITNPGSTSTDVKYFEPGTYLFQLMVTDDDGATGVDTVSIIVLAPVCTETGRWIGTYATENETPVIVTDDTFIKDGIAQLTNSPWSYFFCSMQLEIPSCRVIDADSVRLEVSLKNPSTGVHAITDYDAGLWLQGSADTAVAQYIGYRPEFTKFGLMGAGFYTTSDLLYVFENWTTVTLEANNGVLTTKRDGVITQTTSYSGHTIGQLKHINISFKGSGSIDWVKLYSSNSNKLLMQEDFNTNGASNVHWY; translated from the coding sequence ATGAAAAAAACCTGTAACCCTTTTAGCAGGCTTCCGATCCTTATAGTAATTCTCCTGCTGTTTACACTGGTTCAAAGCTGTAAAAAAGATGATACCGATACTCCTGCAAACAAAGTACCTGTTGCAGATGCAGGCACAGCTGCAGAAATACCAGTTGGTGAAGAAACTTTTACACTATCCGGTACCGGAACAGATGCAGATGGAACGATAACTGCTTATTTATGGAGCCAGGTTTCCGGGCCAAATCATGCAATTATAACGAACCCTGGTTCAACATCAACAGATGTAAAATATTTTGAGCCTGGTACATACCTGTTCCAGTTAATGGTTACTGATGATGATGGCGCTACTGGCGTAGATACAGTGTCAATCATTGTGCTGGCACCTGTTTGTACAGAAACCGGCAGATGGATTGGCACCTACGCAACAGAAAATGAAACACCTGTAATTGTTACAGATGATACTTTTATAAAAGATGGCATAGCGCAGTTAACAAACAGCCCATGGAGCTATTTTTTCTGCTCTATGCAATTAGAAATTCCTTCGTGCAGGGTTATTGATGCAGATTCTGTAAGGCTTGAAGTAAGTTTAAAAAATCCTTCAACTGGTGTACATGCCATTACAGACTATGATGCAGGACTGTGGCTTCAGGGTAGCGCTGATACTGCTGTAGCACAATATATTGGTTACAGGCCTGAGTTTACAAAGTTCGGACTTATGGGTGCTGGCTTTTACACTACCTCTGACCTGTTATATGTTTTTGAAAATTGGACAACCGTTACACTTGAAGCAAATAACGGTGTACTTACTACTAAAAGAGATGGCGTAATAACACAGACAACTTCTTACAGTGGCCATACCATAGGACAACTGAAACACATAAATATTTCGTTCAAAGGATCAGGAAGTATAGACTGGGTAAAACTATATAGCAGTAACTCTAATAAATTATTAATGCAGGAAGATTTTAATACCAATGGAGCATCTAACGTTCACTGGTATTAA
- a CDS encoding DUF4287 domain-containing protein has product MSFQAYLDNIQKKTGKTPADFKKLAEKKGFLKKGKLVESVKAGEIVQWLKDDFELGHGHAMALFALFKGMKKEGD; this is encoded by the coding sequence ATGTCATTCCAGGCTTATCTCGATAACATACAGAAAAAAACAGGAAAAACTCCTGCCGATTTCAAAAAGCTGGCGGAGAAAAAAGGATTTCTAAAAAAGGGAAAACTTGTCGAAAGCGTTAAAGCCGGGGAAATTGTACAATGGCTAAAAGATGATTTTGAATTAGGTCATGGTCATGCAATGGCTTTGTTTGCACTATTTAAAGGCATGAAGAAAGAGGGCGACTAA
- a CDS encoding gliding motility-associated C-terminal domain-containing protein translates to MCLLLSYNSNAQEICNNGIDDDGDKLTDLQDPDCQCHFTVTGNLLQNASFELYDHCPVNYLYTTDNNIADYWRFGSYTNINEAYFFHNFQCQYDSQQIMLYMPPARPLPDGNGFISIYKGAYINPAKPENEMVKGYVGQCLEAPLTVGESYTLSFYAGRFRSWDNYTGVIYPFTVAVFGNADCNAVPFGKPFVSGNGCPSNYPGWILLGNTTMYSNGQWVQGKVNLTIPSAINVIEIGSDCSVLKPIIDLTDSTTFLDYHQYYLDDLHLLPTKDFPFEYIHVKAGSSCTDHPILIAPVYENASYQWYKDSIAIKGATDSIYNVIIDTGKSYYNVTINTSYKCIISEPFLITASKLSEIKIPADTIFCTENNSIILSPAFDGITYNINGLISSVVNITKEGSYTIVASDATGCQKTFNANVRKTNCSGCEAHMPTAFTPNGDGMNDLFRPRFNCNVSAFEFMIFNKWGQKIFETKDVNKGWDGTYKGNKLSPDAYVYFMQYSIISGVRKATKGSVVLIR, encoded by the coding sequence GTGTGTTTGCTGTTATCTTATAATAGTAATGCCCAGGAAATTTGTAACAATGGTATAGATGATGACGGTGATAAACTTACAGACCTGCAGGATCCGGATTGTCAATGCCACTTTACTGTAACAGGTAATTTATTGCAGAATGCTTCTTTTGAATTATATGATCATTGCCCGGTAAATTATTTATACACCACGGATAATAATATTGCAGATTATTGGAGATTTGGTTCTTACACCAATATCAATGAAGCCTACTTCTTTCATAATTTTCAATGTCAGTATGATTCTCAGCAGATCATGCTGTATATGCCACCGGCAAGGCCCTTACCCGATGGGAATGGATTTATTTCCATTTACAAAGGGGCCTATATTAATCCCGCAAAGCCGGAAAATGAAATGGTTAAGGGATATGTAGGCCAATGTTTGGAAGCGCCACTTACAGTTGGCGAAAGTTATACGTTAAGTTTTTATGCAGGAAGATTTCGTTCGTGGGATAATTATACCGGTGTTATATATCCTTTTACCGTAGCTGTTTTTGGGAATGCAGATTGCAATGCTGTTCCTTTTGGTAAGCCGTTTGTTTCAGGTAATGGTTGCCCGTCTAATTATCCCGGATGGATCTTACTGGGTAATACAACAATGTACAGTAACGGACAATGGGTGCAGGGGAAAGTTAATCTTACAATTCCTTCTGCAATAAATGTAATAGAGATAGGTTCTGATTGCTCTGTACTTAAACCCATTATTGATCTTACAGACAGCACTACATTTTTGGATTACCACCAGTATTATCTTGATGACCTGCATTTGTTGCCCACAAAGGATTTTCCGTTTGAATATATTCATGTAAAAGCAGGCAGCTCGTGCACCGATCATCCCATACTTATAGCGCCTGTTTATGAAAACGCTTCTTACCAATGGTATAAAGATAGCATTGCTATAAAAGGCGCAACAGATAGTATTTATAATGTTATAATTGATACGGGGAAGAGTTATTATAATGTCACCATCAATACCAGTTATAAGTGTATTATTTCTGAACCTTTCCTTATAACCGCAAGTAAACTAAGCGAAATAAAAATACCCGCTGATACTATATTCTGCACTGAAAATAATTCAATAATACTTTCACCTGCATTTGATGGCATAACGTATAACATTAATGGCTTAATAAGTTCTGTTGTTAATATTACAAAAGAAGGCAGTTATACTATTGTTGCCAGTGATGCAACAGGTTGTCAAAAAACTTTTAATGCCAATGTTAGAAAAACAAATTGTTCCGGTTGTGAAGCGCATATGCCAACAGCTTTTACGCCAAACGGAGATGGAATGAATGATCTGTTCAGGCCAAGGTTTAATTGCAATGTATCTGCGTTTGAGTTTATGATCTTCAATAAATGGGGGCAAAAAATATTTGAAACAAAAGATGTGAACAAAGGCTGGGATGGTACTTATAAGGGAAATAAATTATCACCTGATGCGTATGTTTATTTTATGCAGTATAGCATTATATCAGGCGTAAGAAAAGCAACTAAAGGCTCTGTTGTACTTATTAGATGA
- a CDS encoding glycosyltransferase family 2 protein, with protein MIIFFWVSLLIVFYTFIGYGIVLFLLVATRRMVKGKRNDLYDLQLLPDCTLIIAAYNEADILDDKITNTLSLKYPEQKLSILFVTDGSSDHSPEIVKKYPSVQLMHSPERKGKIHAMHRAMQQVKTGICIFTDANTFLNEDALINIARHYQDATVGAVAGEKRVNIDAMADATAGEGFYWKYESVLKKWDAELYSVVGAAGELFSIRTDLYIPVPPDTVLDDFMISLRIAEKGYRIVYEPNAYALETSSANIAEELKRKIRIAAGGIQSVLRLKSLLNPFRNFILSFQYISHRVLRWTITPFLLVLAFVLNFFIVFETKAIFYELMLAGQFAFYLVAFTGWIFEQKNIRVKALFVPYYFCMMNYAVLAGIWRYMFSEQKVAWDKAKRK; from the coding sequence ATGATCATTTTTTTCTGGGTTTCTCTTCTTATCGTTTTTTACACCTTTATTGGTTATGGAATTGTACTGTTTCTTCTTGTGGCAACACGAAGAATGGTCAAAGGGAAAAGAAATGATTTATATGACCTGCAGCTGTTGCCGGATTGCACCCTGATCATCGCTGCTTATAATGAAGCCGATATTCTTGATGATAAAATAACCAACACACTCTCTCTAAAATATCCTGAACAAAAACTTTCTATTCTTTTTGTTACGGATGGTTCTTCTGATCATTCTCCTGAGATAGTTAAAAAATATCCATCTGTCCAGTTAATGCATTCTCCGGAACGCAAAGGAAAGATACATGCAATGCACCGTGCCATGCAACAGGTTAAAACAGGCATTTGCATTTTTACAGACGCCAATACTTTTTTAAATGAAGATGCATTGATCAATATTGCACGTCATTACCAGGATGCAACAGTTGGTGCAGTAGCAGGGGAGAAGCGTGTGAATATAGATGCTATGGCCGATGCTACTGCAGGCGAAGGTTTTTACTGGAAGTATGAATCTGTATTAAAGAAGTGGGATGCAGAATTGTATTCTGTTGTAGGTGCAGCAGGTGAGCTCTTCAGCATAAGAACCGATCTGTATATTCCTGTTCCGCCGGATACTGTGCTTGATGATTTTATGATCTCTTTACGAATTGCAGAAAAAGGTTACCGCATCGTTTATGAGCCCAATGCGTATGCTTTGGAAACATCCTCTGCAAATATTGCAGAAGAGTTGAAAAGAAAAATAAGAATAGCGGCAGGTGGCATACAATCTGTTTTAAGATTGAAGAGTCTGCTCAATCCTTTTCGTAATTTCATTTTGTCTTTTCAATATATCAGTCACCGTGTCTTAAGGTGGACGATAACCCCGTTCTTACTTGTACTCGCATTTGTACTAAATTTTTTTATTGTCTTTGAAACAAAAGCAATTTTTTATGAACTAATGCTAGCCGGTCAATTTGCTTTTTATTTGGTCGCTTTTACCGGCTGGATATTTGAGCAAAAAAATATTCGTGTAAAAGCTTTGTTTGTTCCCTATTACTTCTGCATGATGAATTATGCAGTATTGGCGGGCATTTGGCGTTACATGTTCTCCGAACAAAAAGTTGCATGGGATAAAGCAAAACGAAAATAA
- a CDS encoding glycosyltransferase family 2 protein, which produces MINLTLPAWVKEILEKPLRLSDNSPAFITELKEKLKRFNTDKPIVSVVIPAWNEEEGILHTLISLANTSTQLPVELLVVDNNSTDGTAALLRELGIKTLLETKQGVGHARTAGLHHAKGKYILTGDSDTLYPPGWITSMINGMLSEEKAYCVHGSYSFLPGVNTPRWQYGLYEMLSSYIIKKKERTQPFLNVLGYNSGFVRQKGIEVDGYNIAIQRIFRGTPGGDPGGHAAEDGTMALRLQEAGGKIIAVNAYDARVWTSDRRIEIDGGLKKALMIRIKKHLFKK; this is translated from the coding sequence ATGATCAATCTTACTTTACCTGCATGGGTTAAGGAAATTCTGGAAAAACCGCTTCGACTTTCTGACAATTCCCCTGCTTTTATTACTGAACTAAAAGAAAAGCTGAAACGCTTTAATACCGACAAACCAATCGTAAGTGTTGTTATTCCTGCATGGAATGAGGAAGAAGGTATTTTGCATACACTTATTTCCCTTGCCAATACCAGCACACAATTACCGGTTGAACTATTAGTTGTAGACAACAACTCCACGGATGGCACGGCAGCATTACTTAGAGAACTGGGCATAAAAACCTTATTAGAAACAAAACAAGGTGTTGGTCATGCAAGAACAGCGGGCTTACACCATGCAAAAGGAAAATATATCCTTACCGGTGATAGTGATACACTTTATCCGCCGGGATGGATCACCAGTATGATCAACGGCATGTTAAGCGAAGAAAAAGCATACTGTGTTCATGGCAGCTATTCATTTCTTCCCGGCGTAAATACACCGCGCTGGCAATATGGTCTTTACGAAATGCTTAGCAGTTATATTATAAAAAAGAAAGAACGCACACAACCATTTCTAAATGTGCTTGGATATAACAGTGGTTTTGTTCGCCAGAAAGGAATTGAGGTGGATGGCTACAATATTGCCATTCAAAGAATATTTCGTGGCACACCTGGCGGAGACCCCGGAGGTCATGCTGCTGAAGATGGTACAATGGCATTACGATTGCAGGAGGCCGGTGGTAAAATTATTGCAGTAAACGCTTACGATGCCAGGGTGTGGACAAGCGACAGGCGCATTGAAATAGATGGCGGCTTAAAAAAAGCTTTGATGATCCGTATAAAAAAACATCTCTTTAAAAAGTAG
- a CDS encoding glycosyltransferase family 2 protein codes for MKKVSVITVNFNHNYVTEALLHSIAEKNTYTSLEIIVVDNGSKENPVPAWVLKYPHVQFIRSDKNLGFAGGNNLGIQKASGDYFFLVNNDTEFTEGLVEQLVATLEQHPECGIVSPKIRYFDEPEMLQYAGYTEMNYYTCRNKCIGQFEKDNGQYDNLSGVTGFAHGAAMMIKKEATEKGGLMAEHFFLYYEEMDWCEHIKRAGYTIRLNMQALIYHKESVSVGKASAMKEYFMNRNRILFIRRNAHSFKKIIFYCYFVLFVTPRNIIKYIKEKQYNFISILLKAITWNIMHDKASGEIGYPIAK; via the coding sequence ATGAAGAAGGTCTCTGTAATAACGGTTAATTTCAATCATAATTATGTTACGGAGGCTTTATTACACTCAATAGCAGAGAAAAATACTTATACTTCTCTTGAAATTATTGTGGTGGATAATGGAAGTAAGGAAAACCCTGTACCTGCATGGGTTTTGAAGTATCCGCACGTGCAATTCATCCGCTCTGATAAAAACCTTGGTTTTGCTGGTGGCAATAATCTTGGCATACAAAAAGCGAGCGGAGATTATTTTTTCCTTGTAAATAACGATACTGAATTTACAGAAGGCCTTGTAGAACAACTTGTAGCAACATTAGAACAGCATCCGGAGTGTGGTATTGTTTCCCCAAAGATCAGGTACTTTGATGAACCAGAGATGCTGCAATACGCAGGCTATACAGAAATGAATTACTATACCTGCAGAAATAAATGTATCGGGCAATTTGAAAAAGATAATGGCCAGTATGATAATTTGAGTGGCGTTACAGGTTTTGCGCACGGTGCTGCCATGATGATAAAAAAAGAGGCGACAGAAAAAGGTGGTTTAATGGCTGAACATTTCTTTTTATATTATGAAGAAATGGATTGGTGCGAACATATTAAACGTGCCGGCTATACTATAAGACTGAATATGCAGGCACTTATATATCATAAAGAATCCGTGTCTGTTGGCAAAGCATCTGCGATGAAAGAATATTTTATGAACCGCAACCGCATATTATTTATACGCAGAAATGCGCATTCATTCAAAAAAATAATTTTCTATTGTTATTTTGTGCTATTTGTTACGCCGCGGAATATTATTAAGTATATAAAGGAAAAGCAATACAATTTTATTTCAATCTTACTTAAAGCTATTACCTGGAACATAATGCATGACAAAGCCAGCGGGGAAATTGGTTACCCAATAGCCAAATGA